The following are from one region of the Simiduia agarivorans SA1 = DSM 21679 genome:
- a CDS encoding AI-2E family transporter: MPDHRSHPILLFLLGLAAFVVVVAGMREAQPLLVPFLLSLFIAVICSPPLLWLKARGVPSGLAVIVVIAMIIAMGVLLGVVVGGSLTAFKGDLPEYQARLQTMSAGARDWLEAKGLVIDVALWKDSFKPSTALALAGSTLSSLGNLMTNAFLILLTVIFILTEEMRFADRLAKSSANLQTAIAGINRFTASVNHYMALKSVLSLATGACVSALLWALGVDYPLLWGTLAFLLNFVPNLGSLLAAVPPVLLALVQLGVTEAVYTAIGFVAINMVIGNVIEPRVMGKGLNLSTLVVFLSLVFWGWVLGPVGMLLSVPLTITVKIALESNDNTAWMGVLLGDSAPVVEALEDKVEEPKADE; this comes from the coding sequence ATGCCGGATCATCGATCACATCCTATTCTTTTGTTTTTGCTGGGATTGGCGGCCTTTGTGGTGGTGGTGGCGGGCATGCGCGAGGCGCAGCCATTGCTTGTACCTTTCCTGTTGTCGCTGTTTATCGCGGTCATTTGTTCGCCACCGCTCCTGTGGCTGAAGGCGCGCGGCGTGCCGAGCGGCCTGGCAGTGATTGTGGTGATAGCCATGATTATCGCCATGGGTGTGTTATTGGGCGTTGTGGTGGGTGGCTCACTGACGGCCTTTAAGGGCGATTTGCCCGAGTATCAGGCCCGTCTGCAAACCATGAGCGCCGGCGCACGCGATTGGCTTGAGGCCAAGGGGCTGGTGATTGATGTGGCGCTCTGGAAGGACAGCTTCAAACCCAGTACCGCACTGGCATTGGCCGGTAGCACCTTGTCGTCATTGGGCAACTTGATGACCAATGCGTTTCTGATACTGCTCACGGTCATTTTTATTCTGACCGAAGAAATGCGGTTTGCCGATCGGCTCGCCAAATCTTCTGCCAATTTGCAAACTGCGATTGCCGGTATCAACCGTTTCACGGCCAGTGTGAATCATTACATGGCGCTCAAAAGCGTGTTGAGCCTGGCCACGGGTGCCTGTGTGAGCGCTTTGTTGTGGGCGCTCGGAGTGGATTACCCCCTGCTGTGGGGCACGCTGGCTTTTTTGCTCAACTTTGTCCCCAATCTGGGCTCGCTGTTGGCCGCCGTGCCTCCGGTGTTGTTGGCGCTGGTACAGCTGGGCGTGACCGAAGCGGTCTATACCGCCATCGGTTTTGTTGCCATCAACATGGTGATCGGCAATGTCATTGAGCCGCGCGTCATGGGTAAGGGGCTTAACCTGAGCACATTGGTGGTGTTTTTGTCGTTGGTGTTCTGGGGCTGGGTATTGGGCCCGGTGGGCATGTTACTGTCGGTACCGCTCACCATTACGGTCAAGATAGCCCTGGAAAGCAATGACAATACGGCTTGGATGGGGGTGCTATTGGGGGATTCAGCGCCCGTTGTTGAGGCGCTGGAGGACAAGGTTGAAGAGCCGAAGGCTGATGAGTAA
- a CDS encoding TSUP family transporter: MEWTPEVVLLLFLTAFTAGFVSSIAGAGGMIVLPVLLWVGIPPLNALAVNKFQSVFGTLTSTVHFFRQGHLALRPLLPGLVLAVIASVIGTWSVQQVGNAQLEVLLPWALIGLALYFMFSRHLADEDRPALLTQTQFNGAVAPVMGFYGGFFGPGMGSIFAAVFTRLRGFGLRAATTHTKPFVLVINTTSMLVFVFAGYQWWGVALLMALAQALGARLGAGMVLTRGAGFIRPVLILVTLALAVKLLWF, from the coding sequence ATGGAGTGGACGCCAGAGGTAGTGCTGCTCCTGTTCCTGACGGCCTTCACCGCAGGCTTCGTATCCTCCATCGCCGGCGCAGGTGGCATGATCGTTCTGCCGGTATTACTGTGGGTGGGTATCCCCCCGTTGAACGCGCTGGCGGTCAATAAATTCCAGAGTGTGTTCGGTACACTGACCTCTACCGTGCATTTCTTCCGGCAGGGCCATTTGGCCCTGAGGCCTTTATTGCCGGGCTTGGTGCTCGCCGTTATCGCCTCCGTGATTGGCACATGGAGCGTGCAACAGGTGGGTAATGCGCAGCTGGAAGTATTGTTGCCCTGGGCCCTGATCGGCTTGGCGCTGTATTTTATGTTCAGCCGTCATCTGGCCGATGAGGATCGCCCCGCGCTCCTGACCCAAACGCAATTTAATGGCGCGGTCGCGCCGGTGATGGGTTTCTACGGGGGCTTCTTCGGTCCCGGCATGGGCTCCATATTTGCCGCCGTGTTTACCCGTTTACGTGGCTTTGGATTGCGCGCAGCAACCACCCATACCAAACCGTTTGTGCTGGTCATTAACACCACCTCCATGTTGGTGTTTGTCTTTGCCGGCTATCAGTGGTGGGGCGTTGCGTTATTGATGGCACTGGCGCAAGCCCTGGGGGCGCGATTGGGCGCGGGCATGGTGTTAACGCGCGGTGCGGGCTTTATCCGGCCGGTACTCATACTGGTAACCCTTGCTCTGGCGGTGAAACTCCTGTGGTTCTGA
- a CDS encoding lysophospholipid acyltransferase family protein: protein MSEPYVLLPTVPEGWPRLGNRLTRWIGRSGLRLMGWRCSGHLPANTQLVVAGGPHTSNWDFVVAMFAILALGVKISWLGKHSIFRWPLTGLWYKLGGIPVNRGAAQGLVEQVVDSFRKNSSQLVGIMPEGTRSKVDQWKTGFLRIAKGAGVPVMLVGMDFPSRTLHFGHLLTPGEDLQADLAKVKAFIQSFRGKRPALQ from the coding sequence ATGTCTGAACCGTATGTTTTACTGCCCACCGTGCCGGAAGGCTGGCCGCGCCTGGGCAACCGGCTGACGCGCTGGATCGGTCGTAGCGGGTTGCGCCTGATGGGCTGGCGTTGCAGTGGGCATTTGCCTGCCAATACCCAATTGGTTGTCGCCGGTGGCCCGCACACGTCCAATTGGGATTTTGTGGTGGCGATGTTTGCGATACTGGCGCTGGGTGTAAAAATCTCCTGGCTGGGCAAGCACAGTATTTTCCGCTGGCCGCTCACCGGCCTCTGGTACAAGTTGGGTGGTATTCCTGTTAATCGCGGAGCGGCGCAAGGCCTGGTGGAACAGGTGGTGGACAGCTTCCGCAAGAATTCCTCCCAATTGGTGGGGATCATGCCGGAGGGCACCCGCTCCAAAGTAGATCAGTGGAAGACCGGCTTCCTGCGCATCGCCAAAGGGGCGGGCGTGCCGGTTATGCTTGTGGGGATGGATTTTCCCTCCCGCACCCTGCACTTCGGGCACTTGCTGACCCCTGGTGAAGATCTGCAGGCGGATTTGGCAAAGGTGAAGGCATTTATCCAGAGCTTCCGCGGCAAGCGCCCGGCGCTGCAATAG
- a CDS encoding 1-acyl-sn-glycerol-3-phosphate acyltransferase, whose product MAVVPQLPPQVPALGNAFTRGIGRGLLHILGWRLEGELPNEKKMMVALAPHTSNWDFVVAMPIIMAVGIKVSYMMKKEAFIWPLSGLFKWWGGIPLDRSASQGVVEQTVNWYNTHEAVWMAITPEGTRRKVDQYKTGFVRIAHEAGVPILTICWDFPSKSMIVDRIWTTTGDHEADAAAIREHINSHYRGAQPQLQ is encoded by the coding sequence ATGGCCGTAGTTCCTCAACTTCCTCCCCAGGTGCCCGCCTTGGGCAATGCATTCACCCGCGGTATCGGCCGGGGGTTGTTACATATCCTTGGCTGGCGCCTGGAAGGCGAATTGCCCAACGAGAAAAAAATGATGGTCGCACTGGCCCCGCATACGTCTAACTGGGACTTTGTGGTGGCAATGCCAATCATCATGGCGGTGGGCATCAAAGTGTCCTACATGATGAAAAAAGAAGCGTTCATCTGGCCATTGAGTGGTCTGTTCAAGTGGTGGGGCGGCATCCCGTTGGACCGGTCCGCGTCACAGGGCGTGGTTGAGCAAACCGTCAATTGGTACAACACCCACGAGGCCGTCTGGATGGCGATTACACCAGAGGGCACGCGTAGAAAAGTCGATCAATACAAAACCGGCTTTGTCCGTATTGCCCACGAAGCCGGTGTGCCCATTCTGACTATTTGCTGGGATTTTCCCAGCAAGTCCATGATCGTGGACCGGATCTGGACTACCACAGGCGATCACGAAGCAGACGCCGCTGCCATCAGGGAACACATCAATAGCCACTACCGTGGCGCACAACCCCAATTGCAGTAG
- a CDS encoding sigma-54 interaction domain-containing protein, whose protein sequence is MNPARTLCLLPPDLLSQLGDLPAAHYCQDADSFLGQLDSADWALVLLAAPAVDAGFWQSVLATSAVKDSEWLLFSDGAPNELLDRLGLEAGAFHFRTPYPIDDVRQLLAEIAAEFEADAHSREHKSTSGIDQFGALAGSSGAMRKLYRQIRKVAPTEQSVMVLGESGVGKELVARTLHQVSDRAEAPFVAINCGALPDALVESELFGHERGAFTGAVKGHKGVFELARGGTLFLDEVAEMSLEHQVKLLRVLETGEFRPLGREQPLTADVRVISATNRLPEEEVAAGRFREDLYFRLAQWPLQVPPLRTRAGDRIGLAEHFLAYTNSREGRQIALSDAAKQAIEHYDWPGNVRELKHCINRACLLADDEILPRHLMLRASAGNIADQVPAGVPLATLERAAIMNTLAAAGGNKTLAASQLGISVKTLYNKLAKYE, encoded by the coding sequence GTGAATCCAGCCCGAACCCTGTGCCTTTTACCTCCGGATCTGTTGAGCCAATTGGGCGATCTGCCTGCGGCTCACTATTGTCAGGATGCCGACAGCTTTCTGGGTCAGCTCGACAGTGCGGACTGGGCGCTGGTGCTTCTGGCCGCGCCCGCGGTGGACGCCGGATTCTGGCAGTCTGTGCTGGCCACATCGGCAGTGAAAGACAGCGAGTGGTTGCTGTTCAGTGATGGCGCACCCAATGAACTGCTCGACCGCCTGGGGCTTGAAGCGGGCGCCTTTCACTTCAGGACGCCCTATCCGATTGACGATGTGCGCCAGCTACTGGCGGAAATAGCCGCCGAATTTGAAGCCGATGCGCACAGCCGTGAGCATAAAAGCACCAGCGGAATCGATCAGTTTGGCGCTCTGGCCGGTTCCTCGGGGGCCATGCGCAAGCTTTACCGGCAGATCCGCAAAGTCGCGCCGACGGAACAAAGCGTTATGGTTCTGGGTGAAAGCGGGGTCGGCAAGGAGCTGGTGGCGCGCACCCTGCATCAGGTGTCGGACCGGGCGGAGGCGCCCTTTGTGGCAATCAATTGTGGTGCGTTACCAGACGCGTTGGTGGAGAGTGAGCTGTTCGGGCACGAGCGAGGCGCCTTTACCGGCGCAGTAAAGGGGCATAAGGGGGTGTTTGAATTGGCGCGCGGGGGCACGTTGTTTCTGGATGAAGTCGCCGAAATGTCGCTGGAGCATCAGGTGAAATTGCTGCGGGTGCTGGAAACCGGTGAATTCCGCCCGTTGGGCCGGGAGCAGCCCCTGACAGCCGATGTGCGTGTGATCTCCGCCACCAACCGGTTGCCCGAAGAGGAAGTGGCGGCGGGCCGGTTTCGTGAAGACCTCTATTTCCGCCTGGCTCAGTGGCCCTTGCAGGTGCCGCCGTTGCGGACCCGGGCGGGCGACAGGATTGGCCTGGCAGAGCATTTTCTGGCCTACACTAACAGTCGTGAAGGGCGGCAGATTGCCTTGTCAGACGCAGCGAAGCAGGCCATTGAACACTACGATTGGCCGGGCAATGTGCGTGAATTAAAGCACTGTATCAACCGTGCCTGCCTGCTGGCGGACGATGAAATACTGCCCCGGCATCTGATGCTGCGAGCGTCAGCCGGCAATATCGCCGACCAGGTACCTGCGGGCGTTCCGCTCGCAACCCTCGAGCGGGCGGCGATAATGAATACCCTGGCGGCAGCCGGTGGCAATAAAACCCTGGCGGCCAGCCAGTTGGGTATCAGCGTGAAAACCCTGTATAACAAGCTGGCCAAATACGAATAG
- a CDS encoding Dps family protein, giving the protein MTTANLLKPRPKEQPMDNGIEDQPRVELARAMSRALADSYMLSLKTQYCHWNVVGPLFYSLHQLTEAQYQDLFSAIDDLAERIRALGAVAPGSLQAFSKLSDIQEFIDRPSAEDMVRELAQDHETCARRMRLVVDAADAAGDVKTADILTERIGQHEENVWMLRAILTH; this is encoded by the coding sequence ATGACTACAGCAAACTTGCTTAAACCTCGCCCCAAAGAACAACCGATGGACAATGGTATTGAAGACCAACCGCGGGTTGAGCTCGCCAGAGCCATGAGCCGGGCGCTGGCAGACAGCTACATGCTGAGCCTCAAAACCCAGTATTGTCACTGGAACGTAGTAGGGCCGCTGTTTTACAGCCTGCACCAGCTCACCGAAGCGCAGTACCAGGACCTGTTCAGCGCCATCGATGACCTCGCGGAACGTATCCGCGCTCTGGGCGCCGTTGCCCCCGGCAGCCTGCAGGCGTTCAGTAAACTGTCCGATATTCAGGAGTTTATCGACCGGCCCAGCGCCGAGGATATGGTGCGGGAATTGGCGCAAGACCATGAAACCTGCGCCCGCCGGATGCGCCTGGTGGTCGATGCTGCCGACGCCGCCGGCGATGTGAAAACCGCCGACATACTGACCGAACGCATCGGCCAGCACGAGGAAAACGTATGGATGCTGCGCGCCATTCTGACCCATTGA
- a CDS encoding amidoligase family protein, whose protein sequence is MTAKQTSKNPLCKMPPRTRDTQGNTRCVGVEVEMGELSPLSIARVLQQTVGGDITLQQGLCYGLVDTDLGDFFIELDAKPIQDTVSRLRRLELPAVIDADPAGLITDLAEQLVPWELVSPPLPLDQLDAFNNLLAKLRGAGAKGTRYASRFAFGLHLNPDVPGLDVDTLLRYFRAYLCLHDGICAREDIDWSRRLMPHIRHFSDAYIAKVIEPDYAPTLDQFMDDYLEANPTRNRSLDLLPLFAHLDPDRVARGVDDERVKARPAFHFRLPNCDIDNPAWGLHTPWHEWLAVEFLAEDEKRLEQMCLAYRRELQRFGHSLDQRWQQIARQSLLQ, encoded by the coding sequence ATGACAGCCAAGCAAACCAGTAAAAACCCCCTCTGCAAAATGCCACCGCGCACGCGCGACACCCAAGGCAATACCCGCTGTGTGGGGGTCGAAGTGGAAATGGGCGAACTCAGTCCGCTCTCCATTGCGCGCGTGCTCCAGCAAACCGTTGGCGGCGACATCACGCTGCAGCAAGGCCTGTGCTATGGGCTGGTAGACACTGATCTGGGTGACTTTTTCATTGAGCTGGACGCCAAGCCCATCCAGGACACCGTGAGCCGGCTGCGACGGTTGGAATTACCCGCGGTGATTGATGCCGACCCCGCCGGGCTCATCACCGACCTGGCCGAGCAGCTCGTGCCCTGGGAACTGGTGTCTCCGCCGCTGCCATTGGACCAGCTGGATGCGTTCAATAACTTGCTCGCCAAGCTGCGCGGTGCCGGCGCCAAAGGCACCCGCTACGCCTCGCGCTTCGCCTTCGGCCTGCACCTGAACCCCGATGTACCGGGGTTGGACGTGGATACCCTGCTACGGTATTTCCGCGCCTACCTCTGCCTGCACGACGGCATCTGCGCGCGCGAGGATATCGATTGGAGCCGGCGTCTGATGCCGCACATCCGGCATTTCAGCGATGCTTATATCGCCAAGGTCATCGAACCGGATTATGCGCCCACGTTGGACCAATTCATGGACGACTACCTGGAAGCCAACCCCACCCGAAACCGCAGCCTGGACCTGCTGCCACTGTTCGCCCACCTTGACCCGGACCGGGTCGCGCGCGGCGTGGACGATGAACGCGTAAAAGCGCGGCCGGCGTTTCATTTCCGGCTGCCCAACTGCGATATCGACAATCCGGCCTGGGGTTTACACACCCCCTGGCACGAATGGCTGGCGGTGGAATTTCTCGCGGAAGATGAGAAACGTCTGGAACAAATGTGTCTGGCTTATCGCCGTGAGCTGCAGCGCTTCGGCCACAGTCTGGACCAACGCTGGCAGCAGATTGCCCGCCAATCGCTGTTGCAGTAA
- a CDS encoding peptide chain release factor 3, with protein MSQFQADVAKRRTFAIISHPDAGKTTVTEKLLLLGQLIQMAGSVKGKRGPHARSDWMSMEQERGISVTSSVMQFPYHDRMVNLLDTPGHEDFSEDTYRVLTAVDSALMVIDGAKGVEDRTIKLMNVCRLRDTPILSFINKLDRDIRDPIEVMDEIESVLDIAAAPINWPIGSGQLFKGIYNLYTDTITVYEGGHGHTLHDFREIKGLDSAEAGELLGDDADDVRDEIELVRGATHEFDLDAYLAGKLTPVFFGTALSNFGVKEMLDGFVEYAPEPRARATETRTVEPKETAFSGFIFKIQANMDPKHRDRIAFMRVCSGSYSKGMKMRHVRIGKDVKIADAVTFLAGDREQVIEAVSGDIIGLHNHGTIQIGDTFTEGEELKYTGIPNFAPELFRRIRLKDPLKTKQLQKGLQQLSEEGSTQVFFPQHNNDIIVGAVGVLQFEVVAYRLKDEYKVDAIYEPINVAMARWVDSKDAKKFEEFKRKCYENLALDGSGHLTYLAPTRVNLSLAEERYPEVKFRATREH; from the coding sequence ATGAGCCAGTTTCAGGCGGACGTGGCCAAGCGCCGCACTTTTGCCATTATTTCCCACCCGGATGCCGGTAAGACCACCGTGACCGAAAAGCTGTTGTTGCTCGGCCAGTTGATCCAGATGGCGGGTTCGGTCAAAGGCAAACGCGGGCCGCACGCCCGGTCTGACTGGATGAGCATGGAGCAAGAGCGGGGCATTTCGGTGACCTCGTCGGTGATGCAGTTCCCCTATCACGACCGCATGGTCAACCTCCTGGATACCCCCGGTCACGAAGATTTCTCGGAAGATACCTATCGGGTACTGACCGCGGTGGATTCGGCCCTGATGGTGATTGATGGCGCCAAGGGCGTGGAAGACCGCACCATTAAACTGATGAACGTGTGCCGGCTGCGCGACACCCCGATCCTTAGCTTTATCAACAAGCTCGACCGCGACATCCGCGACCCTATCGAGGTGATGGACGAAATTGAATCGGTGCTGGACATCGCGGCTGCGCCCATCAACTGGCCCATCGGTTCCGGTCAGCTGTTCAAGGGCATCTACAACCTCTATACCGACACCATCACCGTGTATGAGGGTGGTCATGGCCATACCCTGCATGACTTCCGTGAGATCAAAGGGCTGGATTCGGCCGAAGCCGGCGAATTGCTGGGCGATGATGCCGACGACGTGCGCGATGAAATTGAACTGGTGCGCGGTGCCACCCACGAATTCGATCTGGATGCCTATCTGGCCGGCAAGCTGACGCCGGTATTTTTCGGCACCGCCCTGTCGAATTTCGGCGTGAAAGAAATGCTTGATGGCTTTGTGGAATACGCGCCCGAGCCGCGCGCGCGCGCCACCGAAACCCGCACAGTGGAGCCGAAAGAAACCGCCTTTTCCGGTTTTATTTTTAAAATTCAGGCCAACATGGACCCCAAGCACCGCGACCGCATTGCGTTCATGCGCGTGTGTTCCGGCAGCTACAGTAAGGGCATGAAAATGCGCCACGTGCGCATTGGCAAGGATGTGAAAATTGCCGACGCGGTGACGTTTCTCGCGGGCGATCGCGAGCAGGTGATTGAGGCCGTATCGGGCGATATTATCGGCCTGCACAACCATGGCACCATCCAGATTGGCGATACCTTTACCGAAGGCGAAGAGCTGAAATACACCGGCATTCCCAACTTTGCGCCGGAACTGTTCCGCCGTATCCGCCTGAAAGATCCGCTCAAAACCAAGCAGTTGCAAAAGGGCTTGCAACAGTTGTCGGAAGAGGGTTCAACCCAGGTGTTTTTCCCTCAGCACAATAACGACATCATCGTGGGTGCTGTGGGTGTGCTGCAGTTTGAGGTGGTGGCCTATCGCCTCAAAGATGAATACAAAGTGGATGCCATTTACGAGCCTATCAACGTGGCCATGGCCCGCTGGGTGGACTCAAAGGACGCGAAAAAATTCGAAGAGTTCAAACGCAAGTGTTATGAGAACCTGGCACTGGATGGCAGCGGCCACCTCACATACCTGGCACCTACGCGGGTTAATCTGAGTTTGGCTGAAGAGCGCTATCCGGAGGTAAAATTCCGGGCCACGCGCGAGCATTAA
- a CDS encoding alkyl/aryl-sulfatase produces the protein MNKQLITLAIAALASPIAVANDYASVDQYQGKPATDHTRSANKAHAERLPWQDKTAFEQANRGRIASFEEHAAGEVHSRFRFLEAGKIPDTANPSIYRQAMLNYVSNGLFEVVDGIYQIRGSDLSNMTIIRTNNGYVLYDVLLSDVAARDSWAFARKHLPKINGEHKITGVIYSHTHVDHFGGSRGVIDEQYLADNPDVDIFAPKDFLKELVDENLIGGPAMGRRAQYQYGTTLENSDAGIVDNALGNGTSRGQVTLVPPTRIIEQREELITIDGVDFLFINMPGAEAPAEIVTWLPQYKALWTAELTYHGQHNIYTFRGAKVRDSLAWTKYLTELKVRFAAKADVLFAAHSAPVWGSENIAEYITLQRDNYGFIHNQSMRLANQGVTIHDVGRELEAIVPQSQLNTWHTNGYHGSYSHNARAVVNMYLGYHDMNPVNTNPLKTQDKACVYVAAAGEKSLMKAGKKYFDKGNYQAAAQLYNDVVQCKPANQKARHALADSFEQMGYQSETMAWRNSYLQAAVELRTNTIEPSIKAASSDIVANTPTGMLLDFLAVQLNGPKAEQAGLAMSFNIVHPDLDEIYYAEVSNANMANIQVEKPQPADATLTINKNDLTAILLKQKTLKSLVASGKATIEGKQDFLQQLLPLLDEFDGQFEIMPLAKTR, from the coding sequence ATGAACAAGCAACTGATCACCCTCGCCATTGCTGCACTGGCCAGCCCCATTGCGGTTGCCAATGACTATGCCAGCGTTGACCAGTATCAGGGCAAGCCCGCCACCGACCACACTCGCAGCGCCAATAAGGCCCATGCAGAGCGACTGCCATGGCAGGATAAAACTGCCTTCGAGCAGGCAAACCGGGGCCGCATTGCCAGTTTTGAAGAGCACGCCGCTGGCGAAGTCCACAGTCGCTTCCGCTTTCTGGAAGCCGGCAAGATACCCGATACAGCCAACCCATCGATCTATCGCCAGGCCATGCTGAACTATGTGTCCAATGGATTATTTGAAGTGGTGGATGGGATCTACCAGATCCGCGGGTCGGATCTGTCCAACATGACCATCATCCGCACCAATAACGGCTACGTGTTGTATGACGTATTGCTGTCTGACGTAGCCGCTCGCGACAGCTGGGCCTTTGCCCGCAAACACCTGCCGAAAATCAACGGCGAGCACAAGATCACCGGCGTGATTTACTCGCACACACACGTAGACCACTTCGGCGGCTCACGCGGGGTGATCGACGAGCAATACCTGGCCGACAACCCCGACGTGGACATTTTCGCCCCCAAAGATTTTCTTAAAGAACTGGTGGACGAAAATCTCATTGGTGGTCCGGCCATGGGGCGGCGCGCCCAGTACCAATACGGCACCACGCTGGAAAATTCCGATGCAGGGATTGTGGACAATGCGTTAGGTAACGGCACCTCGCGCGGCCAGGTCACGCTGGTCCCGCCCACCCGCATCATTGAGCAACGCGAAGAGCTGATCACTATCGACGGCGTGGACTTCCTGTTTATCAATATGCCTGGCGCCGAAGCACCGGCCGAAATTGTGACCTGGCTGCCGCAATACAAAGCCCTGTGGACGGCCGAACTGACCTATCACGGCCAACACAATATTTACACTTTCCGGGGTGCCAAAGTGCGTGATTCATTGGCGTGGACAAAATACCTGACCGAACTGAAAGTGCGGTTTGCGGCCAAGGCCGATGTACTCTTTGCCGCACACTCGGCGCCGGTATGGGGCAGTGAAAACATTGCCGAATACATTACCTTGCAACGGGACAATTACGGCTTCATCCATAACCAGAGTATGCGTCTGGCGAACCAGGGAGTGACCATTCACGATGTGGGCCGGGAACTGGAGGCCATCGTGCCGCAATCCCAACTGAATACCTGGCACACCAATGGTTACCACGGTTCCTACAGCCACAATGCGCGCGCGGTGGTCAATATGTACCTGGGCTATCACGACATGAACCCGGTCAATACCAACCCGTTAAAAACACAGGACAAGGCCTGCGTCTACGTCGCCGCTGCAGGGGAGAAATCGCTGATGAAGGCAGGAAAAAAATATTTTGACAAAGGCAACTACCAGGCAGCAGCACAACTTTACAATGACGTTGTGCAATGCAAGCCCGCAAACCAAAAAGCCCGCCATGCACTGGCCGACAGTTTCGAACAAATGGGTTACCAATCCGAGACCATGGCCTGGCGCAACAGCTACCTGCAGGCGGCCGTTGAGCTGCGCACCAACACCATTGAGCCCTCAATCAAGGCGGCATCCAGTGACATTGTTGCCAATACGCCCACAGGCATGCTGCTTGATTTCCTGGCGGTACAACTCAATGGGCCGAAAGCCGAACAGGCTGGCCTTGCGATGAGTTTCAATATTGTGCACCCGGATCTGGATGAAATTTATTACGCTGAAGTGAGCAACGCTAATATGGCGAACATTCAGGTGGAAAAACCACAGCCGGCTGACGCGACACTGACCATCAACAAAAACGACCTGACGGCCATTTTACTGAAGCAGAAAACGCTGAAGTCGCTGGTGGCCAGCGGCAAGGCCACCATTGAAGGCAAGCAGGACTTCCTGCAACAATTGCTGCCACTGCTTGACGAGTTTGACGGTCAGTTCGAGATCATGCCTCTGGCAAAGACTCGCTGA
- a CDS encoding LysR family transcriptional regulator, which translates to MTTPPPFDLNLLRVFNAVYQTGSVTLAAEKCGLTQSSVSNALARLRTQVDGDLFRRQGRGIVATRLADQLYAHSQPALDSVAAVLGNLGEFDPGHSAREFYVCTFESVIHILQPVLDAQLTGSAARIVFRDMPTDPVAVASELEHGRLNLLLDVASAHGAHMRSEPLFSDRLVCVARRAHPRIQGSLTKAEFAEALHVLVNVRYPHATFADRFSADPLPARKVYCECSSEMSMLMVVARSDAIGLVPERLARQYQDALALAVYENPFVSLEATVRMHYARRLEENSAERWLREQIKKAARSVGPL; encoded by the coding sequence GTGACTACGCCACCCCCTTTCGATCTCAATTTACTGAGAGTATTCAATGCGGTGTACCAGACCGGTTCTGTCACACTGGCGGCGGAGAAATGCGGGCTGACCCAGTCGTCGGTGAGCAATGCCCTCGCGCGTCTGCGCACGCAAGTGGACGGCGATCTGTTCCGCCGGCAGGGGCGTGGCATTGTGGCCACCCGTTTGGCGGATCAGCTGTACGCGCACAGCCAGCCCGCGTTGGATTCGGTGGCGGCGGTGTTGGGTAATCTGGGTGAGTTTGACCCCGGCCACAGTGCGCGCGAGTTTTATGTGTGTACCTTTGAATCGGTCATTCACATATTGCAGCCGGTGCTTGATGCACAGTTGACCGGCAGCGCGGCCCGTATCGTTTTTCGGGATATGCCCACAGACCCGGTGGCGGTGGCGAGCGAATTAGAGCACGGGCGATTGAATTTGCTGCTGGATGTGGCCAGCGCCCATGGCGCGCACATGAGGTCGGAGCCGTTGTTTTCCGACCGTCTGGTGTGTGTGGCCCGGCGGGCTCATCCGCGCATTCAGGGTTCGCTTACTAAGGCCGAGTTTGCCGAGGCACTGCATGTGCTGGTTAACGTGCGTTACCCGCATGCCACTTTTGCGGACCGGTTCTCTGCCGACCCGTTACCGGCACGCAAAGTGTATTGTGAATGCAGCAGCGAAATGAGCATGCTAATGGTGGTGGCGCGCAGCGATGCGATTGGTCTGGTGCCCGAGCGTCTGGCGCGGCAATATCAGGATGCTCTGGCGCTGGCTGTTTATGAAAACCCGTTTGTGAGTCTTGAGGCGACGGTGCGTATGCACTATGCACGCCGGCTGGAAGAAAATTCAGCTGAACGTTGGTTGCGGGAGCAGATAAAAAAAGCGGCCCGATCTGTTGGGCCGCTTTAA
- a CDS encoding DUF3302 domain-containing protein codes for MIDYLAPILLIFVSLVVFYGIIVIHDIPYEIAKHRNHPHQDAIHVAGWVSLLTLHILWPFLWIWASLYREDRGWGFSDHQSPKAHVERLEAQVAALTARIETLEKQREQEQ; via the coding sequence ATGATCGACTATCTGGCGCCCATCCTGCTGATTTTTGTCAGCCTGGTGGTGTTTTACGGCATTATCGTGATTCACGATATCCCCTACGAAATTGCCAAACACCGCAATCACCCCCATCAGGATGCCATTCATGTGGCCGGCTGGGTCAGTTTGCTTACCCTGCACATCCTCTGGCCATTCTTATGGATCTGGGCCTCCCTGTACCGCGAGGACAGGGGCTGGGGTTTCAGCGATCATCAGTCGCCCAAGGCACACGTTGAACGCCTTGAAGCCCAGGTGGCCGCATTAACCGCACGCATTGAAACACTGGAAAAACAACGGGAGCAGGAGCAGTAA